The sequence CACGAAGAGGAAGGGTTCGCGGTGGGGAAGGATCCGGCGGATCGTCCCTGGGGCTTTCCACCAAATGGACGTCATGGATTCCTCCCATCCGGTTTCTTTCGAAGATGCCGGATGGTCCTCAGCATGTCCTCTCGGGTCGAAGTGTTTTCCACCCGGATATCCCGGTCGATCCAGCGAAGGGTCCGCGAGAGGACCGTTCCTGGGCCCATCTCCACAAAGACGGTGGATCCTTGGTCCTTGAAGCGGCGGATCAGGTCCGCCCAGCGGACCGGCGAGCTCAGTTGAAGGGCCAGGGTTTCCTTCAGGTCCTCTTCATCCCTCACGGGACGGAGGGTGGAGTAGGAGAGGAGTGGAATCTGGGGCTGCCGGAGGATTTGTCCTGACAGTTCGGCGAAAAAGGTTCTGGACGCCCTTTCCATGAGTCGGGAATGGTAGGCGGCTTGGAAGGGCAAGGGGTGGGCGTCCAGGGCCCCTGCCTCCAGGGCCTGTTCCATGGCCCTTCGGACGGCTTGTGAGTGCCCCGAGATGATGGTCTGCCTCGGTGTGTTCAAAAGGGCGGGCTCCACGCCGCCGACCTTACGGGTGATCCGTTCTATGGTTTCGAGGGGAAGCCCGAAGATCACCGCCATGGCCCCGTTCATAGATTCCGCGGTCTCGGCCAGAATCTCGCCTGCACGCTTAACGATGAGGAGGCCTTCTTCGAATCCGAAACAGCCGGCGGTATAGGCTGCGGCGTAAAAGCCGGAACTGTGACCGGTAAGGAGATCCGGTCGAAGCCCCCGCGCTTTTAGGATGTCGGCAGTTATGCAGGATATGGTGAAAACGGCCAACTGGGCGTTCAGGTCGAGACCCAGGACTTCCTCCGGCCCCTCGAGGCAGATCCTGCTCAAGGAAAAACCCAGAACCCGATCGGCCCGGTCGAAGATTTCCCCGGCCTCGGGGAATGAATCAAGTAGTTCCCGGCCCATGCCTGGCGACTGGCTTCCCTGGCCGGGATAGAGGTAAAGGATCCGATCCGGCATGT is a genomic window of Deltaproteobacteria bacterium containing:
- a CDS encoding ACP S-malonyltransferase is translated as MPDRILYLYPGQGSQSPGMGRELLDSFPEAGEIFDRADRVLGFSLSRICLEGPEEVLGLDLNAQLAVFTISCITADILKARGLRPDLLTGHSSGFYAAAYTAGCFGFEEGLLIVKRAGEILAETAESMNGAMAVIFGLPLETIERITRKVGGVEPALLNTPRQTIISGHSQAVRRAMEQALEAGALDAHPLPFQAAYHSRLMERASRTFFAELSGQILRQPQIPLLSYSTLRPVRDEEDLKETLALQLSSPVRWADLIRRFKDQGSTVFVEMGPGTVLSRTLRWIDRDIRVENTSTREDMLRTIRHLRKKPDGRNP